In Candidatus Beckwithbacteria bacterium, a single genomic region encodes these proteins:
- a CDS encoding cytochrome b5 domain-containing protein — MKKIFISFLFFSGILLTACNTSASTQNQSQPQISPTQSQTTSTPDNTTETKTYSLDEVAKHNGESDCWLVIHDKVYDVTKFIPTHPGGKAIVQGCGIDATALFDSKPAHAGKAQDLLPDYLIGSIK, encoded by the coding sequence ATGAAAAAAATCTTCATTTCTTTTTTGTTTTTTTCTGGCATTTTATTGACTGCTTGTAATACAAGTGCTTCTACCCAAAATCAATCTCAGCCACAAATTTCACCTACTCAAAGTCAAACTACTTCCACTCCCGACAATACCACGGAGACTAAAACATATTCATTAGATGAAGTAGCTAAACACAATGGTGAATCTGATTGTTGGCTGGTAATTCATGATAAGGTTTATGATGTGACCAAGTTTATTCCAACTCATCCTGGTGGAAAAGCAATCGTGCAAGGTTGTGGTATCGACGCTACAGCCCTATTTGACAGCAAGCCAGCTCATGCTGGTAAAGCTCAGGATTTGCTCCCGGATTATCTTATTGGTAGTATTAAATAA
- a CDS encoding NUDIX domain-containing protein: MSQRHQIIPRTICLVFNEKGQILLLKFSREKGKLAGFYDPPGGHIELGEGIIANTKREVLEETGLEIEKVALRGVVHVANFFGKNLMLFVTTSQTKTVNLKSSLEGEPMWINLQDLDAIKIFDDLKAIIKQVKSLPQNTVFTARSEFDKSGKMVRWEIEV; the protein is encoded by the coding sequence ATGAGTCAAAGACATCAAATTATCCCTCGTACAATTTGTCTGGTTTTTAATGAAAAAGGGCAAATTTTACTGCTTAAATTTTCGCGGGAAAAAGGTAAACTGGCTGGTTTTTATGATCCGCCCGGCGGTCATATTGAGCTTGGTGAAGGCATTATTGCCAACACTAAACGGGAAGTTTTAGAAGAAACTGGCCTAGAAATTGAAAAGGTTGCGCTGCGTGGCGTTGTTCATGTTGCTAATTTTTTTGGTAAAAACCTGATGCTTTTTGTGACTACTAGTCAAACTAAAACAGTAAATCTTAAATCAAGTCTTGAAGGTGAACCCATGTGGATCAATCTTCAAGATTTAGATGCTATTAAAATTTTTGATGATTTAAAGGCAATTATTAAGCAGGTAAAATCACTTCCCCAAAATACGGTTTTCACTGCCCGAAGCGAGTTTGATAAGAGTGGCAAGATGGTCAGATGGGAAATTGAGGTTTAA
- a CDS encoding desulfoferrodoxin, with product MAKRHQIFRCNVCGHIIEVLQEGSGTLVCCNQPMELLEPKTQDQGQEKHVPVVEKTANGIKVKVGEIEHPMEKDHFIQWIQLIADGVCYRKFLHPGEKPEAEFEVQAQEMTVREYCNLHGLWQK from the coding sequence ATGGCTAAACGTCATCAAATTTTCCGCTGCAATGTTTGCGGTCATATTATTGAAGTGCTGCAAGAAGGTAGTGGCACCTTAGTTTGCTGTAATCAGCCGATGGAGCTACTTGAGCCTAAAACCCAGGATCAAGGCCAGGAAAAACACGTACCAGTAGTAGAAAAAACTGCAAATGGCATCAAGGTTAAAGTCGGAGAAATAGAGCATCCCATGGAAAAAGATCATTTTATCCAGTGGATTCAGCTTATTGCCGACGGAGTTTGCTACCGTAAATTCCTACATCCCGGTGAAAAACCGGAAGCTGAGTTTGAGGTTCAAGCTCAAGAAATGACCGTGCGGGAATATTGCAATCTGCATGGCTTGTGGCAAAAGTAA
- a CDS encoding type 1 glutamine amidotransferase-like domain-containing protein, with amino-acid sequence MLILTSSGKFIIQNNINQYLPKKITDCKIAYISTASKKVHDDSYAKNFQNTINKLNFSFNDIDIAGMNEGELRKALDGHDIIFVEGGNTYYLLKSVRDSNFEKVIKEKLSEGVVYIGSSAGSYITGPSIIMSTFNERGFDRFGITDFTAMNIVPFLLKAHYTPDMMERLKKDFSNTGHPLRILTDKQALIINNGAVQLLGEGDEIIL; translated from the coding sequence ATGTTAATTCTCACTTCCAGTGGTAAATTTATTATTCAAAATAATATAAATCAATATTTACCTAAAAAAATTACGGACTGTAAAATAGCCTACATCTCTACTGCATCAAAGAAGGTGCATGATGATTCTTATGCAAAAAACTTCCAAAACACAATAAACAAGCTAAACTTCTCCTTTAATGATATTGACATAGCTGGCATGAATGAAGGCGAGCTAAGAAAGGCACTAGATGGACATGACATTATTTTTGTTGAGGGAGGAAACACATACTATCTACTTAAATCTGTCAGAGATAGCAACTTTGAAAAAGTGATTAAAGAAAAGTTATCTGAAGGAGTTGTATATATTGGTTCAAGTGCTGGTTCATATATCACAGGCCCATCTATCATAATGTCAACGTTTAATGAGCGTGGCTTTGATAGATTTGGTATTACCGATTTTACTGCTATGAACATTGTGCCTTTTTTATTAAAAGCTCATTACACACCTGACATGATGGAACGTTTAAAAAAAGATTTTAGTAATACTGGTCATCCATTGAGGATATTAACTGATAAGCAAGCTCTAATAATCAATAATGGAGCAGTTCAGCTCTTAGGTGAAGGAGATGAAATAATACTGTAA
- a CDS encoding MBL fold metallo-hydrolase: MEIITIPVGRLQVNCYLLIAENKETLIIDPGDDADLIAQKISEEQLKPLAMLATHGHFDHVMAAFELQENFNIPFLLDPKDEFLLERLSQTASHFLGEKVEAWPPRKITPLSIETIRELSLPKEFDFKIIPTPGHTPGSASLYFPCHPESSMKSKAKDLAEKKILRSAQNDIASCVFVGDVLFAGGGFGRTDFSYCSSADLQKSIARLFALPDETIIYSGHGEGSRIESEKEYFD; this comes from the coding sequence ATGGAAATTATTACCATTCCAGTTGGCCGATTACAGGTTAATTGCTATCTTTTGATTGCCGAAAATAAAGAAACATTAATCATTGATCCTGGAGATGATGCTGACTTAATAGCTCAAAAAATCTCAGAAGAACAACTCAAACCTCTTGCTATGCTTGCTACTCATGGTCATTTTGATCATGTAATGGCAGCTTTTGAACTTCAAGAAAATTTTAACATTCCTTTTCTGCTTGATCCCAAGGATGAATTTCTTCTTGAGAGATTAAGCCAAACTGCTAGTCATTTTTTAGGTGAAAAAGTCGAAGCTTGGCCACCAAGGAAAATTACACCGCTATCTATAGAGACAATTCGTGAATTGTCTCTACCTAAAGAATTTGACTTTAAAATTATCCCCACTCCTGGCCATACCCCTGGCTCAGCGAGTCTTTACTTTCCGTGTCATCCTGAGTCTTCGATGAAATCGAAGGCAAAGGATCTTGCTGAAAAAAAGATTCTTCGCTCTGCTCAGAATGACATAGCAAGTTGCGTTTTTGTAGGGGATGTGCTTTTTGCGGGTGGAGGGTTTGGTCGAACTGATTTTTCTTACTGCTCAAGCGCTGATTTACAGAAGTCAATTGCCAGACTTTTTGCATTACCAGATGAGACCATTATTTATTCTGGACATGGGGAGGGGAGTAGGATTGAAAGCGAAAAAGAATATTTTGACTAA
- a CDS encoding histidine phosphatase family protein, with amino-acid sequence MKLILTRHGLTEENIAGIIQGHLPGKLSKEGIEQAKKLAKRLKSERIDAIYSSDLARAADTTKEIAKYHAHIIVNYVQDLREKFLGPWQGKSKEELGFGKETSLTSVTCEVGESTEELFNRASQFLQTVLKKHSQETVLMVGHNGINRALIAALTSKTHQDLRTIEKLKNTSVCIFEIDENKNYTIISFNCIKHLK; translated from the coding sequence ATGAAATTGATTCTTACTCGTCATGGTTTAACCGAAGAAAACATTGCGGGTATTATTCAAGGTCATCTTCCAGGTAAATTATCTAAGGAGGGAATAGAACAAGCTAAGAAATTGGCCAAACGCCTCAAATCAGAACGCATTGATGCAATTTATTCAAGTGATTTAGCCAGAGCTGCAGACACTACCAAAGAAATTGCTAAATATCATGCTCATATTATTGTAAATTATGTTCAGGATCTAAGAGAAAAATTTTTAGGTCCCTGGCAAGGTAAAAGCAAAGAAGAGTTAGGTTTTGGTAAAGAAACCAGTTTAACTAGTGTTACTTGTGAAGTTGGTGAAAGTACTGAAGAACTTTTTAATCGCGCTTCTCAATTTTTACAAACAGTTTTGAAAAAGCACTCTCAAGAAACAGTCTTGATGGTTGGACATAATGGAATCAATCGTGCCCTAATTGCAGCCTTGACTTCAAAAACTCATCAGGATTTACGGACAATAGAAAAACTCAAAAATACTTCTGTTTGTATTTTTGAAATTGATGAAAATAAAAACTATACTATTATTAGTTTTAACTGCATTAAACATTTGAAATAA
- a CDS encoding rubrerythrin family protein yields the protein MKDTISNLAKAFIGESQARNRYTFYAKIAQKEGYEEIAANFELTAAQEKEHAKWLMRLINQLKEKEQFDSLQVEAEVPTTLETTIENLKAAIAGENYEYTSMYPGFADIAEKEGMKEIAARLRSIAVAEQNHEDRYKKFLKQLEEKTVFKKKQKVTWVCRNCGYVHEGTDAPMICPSCSHPQAFFEVKK from the coding sequence ATGAAAGACACTATTTCCAATTTAGCTAAAGCATTTATTGGTGAAAGCCAAGCCCGTAATCGCTACACCTTTTATGCCAAGATTGCCCAAAAAGAAGGCTATGAAGAAATTGCGGCTAATTTTGAGCTTACTGCTGCTCAGGAAAAAGAACATGCCAAATGGCTAATGCGACTGATCAATCAACTCAAGGAAAAAGAGCAGTTTGACAGCTTGCAAGTCGAAGCCGAAGTTCCAACTACTTTAGAAACTACTATTGAAAACTTGAAAGCTGCTATTGCTGGGGAAAATTATGAATATACCAGTATGTATCCTGGCTTTGCCGACATAGCTGAAAAAGAAGGCATGAAGGAGATTGCTGCTCGCTTGCGTTCAATTGCAGTAGCTGAACAAAATCATGAAGATCGGTACAAAAAATTCCTCAAGCAGCTCGAAGAAAAGACTGTCTTTAAAAAGAAACAAAAAGTAACCTGGGTCTGTCGTAATTGCGGTTATGTTCATGAGGGAACTGATGCTCCTATGATTTGTCCATCTTGCTCTCATCCTCAAGCTTTTTTTGAAGTTAAAAAATAA